A section of the Schistosoma haematobium chromosome ZW, whole genome shotgun sequence genome encodes:
- a CDS encoding hypothetical protein (EggNog:ENOG410IPY2~COG:S), translating to MKKRLHRSVGCFGFRSIHLFSNTAITSKKLQSKNPPIQNSDPDPKTYNKGQNLPASSDYDLMLSSVVKENDASSCSTSQVTNTSVHNSNLSHTKTSNVEENGKYLVFGGKVSEPRAPRISNVRKQQPMKFQSRTLSPSDNQDVHESLQRNFILNCSSVSTLKRNSSETRKTDDFDLQFEKQLNNGSRHYDLNNDVSEDIHNYLLNSPSCTNLLNTVTAKCSDKKLISKTVSLGIPTQRPNHPLKLSPSFMESTSMKTVNDSLRHELKHPSSFLFANEQREMVEELQATRIILLKLKRLLVESLAQLHFEKSEILCAT from the exons ATGAAGAAGCGATTACATCGATCTGTCGGTTGTTTTGGATTTAGatctattcatcttttttcaAACACAGCGATTACCAGTAAAAAGCTGCAATCCAAAAATCCCCCTATTCAGAACTCTGATCCAGACCCCAAAACGTATAACAAAGGACAAAATTTACCAGCATCTAGTGATTATGACCTAATGTTAAGTAGTGTAGTAAAAGAAAATG ATGCCTCCTCATGTTCCACTTCTCAAGTAACCAATACTAGTGTGCATAATAGTAATCTATCACACACAAAAACTAGCAACGTCGAGGAAAATGGAAAATACTTAGTGTTTGGCGGTAAAGTTTCCGAACCTCGTGCCCCACGTATTTCTAATGTCAGAAAACAACAACCGATGAAATTTCAATCTCGTACACTCAGTCCTTCCGATAATCAAGATGTACATGAGTCGTTGCAAAGAAATTTTATCCTTAACTGCTCATCTGTTTCAACATTGAAGCGCAACTCTTCCGAAACAAGAAAAACTGATGATTTCGATCTACAATTTGAAAAGCAATTAAATAATGGTAGTAGACATTATGACCTAAATAATGATGTATCAGAAGATATTCACAATTACTTATTGAATTCTCCATCCTGTACAAATTTACTAAACACTGTAACTGCCAAATGTTCAGATAAAAAGTTGATTTCCAAGACGGTAAGTCTTGGAATTCCTACACAAag GCCAAATCATCCTCTAAAACTTTCTCCATCTTTTATGGAATCAACTTCAATGAAAACTGTTAATGATTCTTTGCGTCATGAATTAAAGCATCCATCTAGTTTCCTGTTTGCTAATGAACAAAGAGAAATGGTTGAGGAATTACAAGCAACAAGAATTATTCTTTTGAAACTGAAACGTTTATTAGTCGAG AGCCTTGCACAGCTTCACTTTGAAAAATCAGAAATTCTATGCGCTACCTAA